In a single window of the Carassius carassius chromosome 26, fCarCar2.1, whole genome shotgun sequence genome:
- the LOC132105866 gene encoding myogenic factor 5-like, which yields MDVFSTSQIFYDSTCASSPEALEFGPGGELAGSEEDEHVRAPGAPHQPGHCLQWACKACKRKSSTVDRRRAATMRERRRLKKVNHAFEALRRCTSANPSQRLPKVEILRNAIQYIESLQELLREQVENYYSLPMESSSEPASPSSSCSESMVDCNSPVWPQMNPNFGNTYNFEAQNASAVVRTPGASSLQCLSSIVDRLSSVDTGVAMGMRNMVALSPTGSDSQCSSADSPSNRPVYHVL from the exons ATGGACGTATTCTCGACATCCCAGATCTTCTACGATAGCACTTGTGCCTCATCTCCTGAAGCTTTGGAGTTCGGCCCTGGAGGAGAACTGGCCGGGTCTGAAGAGGACGAGCACGTCAGGGCCCCCGGGGCCCCGCACCAGCCAGGTCACTGTCTGCAATGGGCCTGCAAAGCTTGTAAGCGCAAATCCAGCACTGTGGACCGCCGGAGAGCCGCCACTATGAGGGAGCGCCGCCGGCTGAAGAAGGTGAACCATGCGTTTGAGGCACTACGGCGCTGCACCTCGGCGAACCCCAGTCAGCGTCTTCCCAAGGTGGAGATCCTGAGGAACGCCATCCAGTACATCGAAAGCCTTCAGGAGCTTCTCAGAGAACAAGTGGAGAACTACTACAGCCTGCCAATGGAAAGCAGCTCTGAGCCGGCCAGCCCTTCCTCAAGCTGTTCTGAAAGCATG GTTGACTGCAATAGTCCTGTGTGGCCTCAAATGAATCCAAACTTTGGGAACACATACAACTTTGAAGCACAAAATG CCAGCGCAGTGGTTAGAACTCCAGGAGCGTCCAGTTTGCAGTGTCTGTCCAGCATCGTGGACAGGCTGTCTTCTGTAGATACAGGAGTTGCAATGGGAATGAGGAACATGGTTGCTCTCTCTCCAACTGGAAGTGATTCCCAGTGCAGTTCTGCAGACAGTCCCAGCAACAGACCAGTCTACCACGTCCTGTGA